In a genomic window of Deltaproteobacteria bacterium:
- a CDS encoding 50S ribosomal protein L23 encodes MKDMFQIIKRPLLTEKSTRKKEAFNEVAFEVDRRANRSEVKMAVQTLFKVKVERVNLLQQEGKKKRIGKKVGRTADWKKALVRLAPGEAIENL; translated from the coding sequence ATGAAAGATATGTTTCAAATTATAAAAAGGCCCTTGTTAACGGAAAAGAGCACCCGCAAGAAAGAAGCGTTTAACGAGGTAGCCTTTGAGGTGGACCGTCGGGCCAATCGTTCGGAGGTCAAGATGGCCGTTCAGACCCTGTTCAAGGTTAAGGTGGAACGGGTCAATCTCCTGCAACAGGAAGGCAAGAAAAAGCGCATCGGGAAGAAGGTCGGACGAACCGCAGACTGGAAGAAGGCCTTGGTCCGGCTGGCGCCGGGAGAAGCCATTGAGAATTTATAA